In one Kwoniella botswanensis chromosome 3, complete sequence genomic region, the following are encoded:
- a CDS encoding NADH dehydrogenase (quinone), G subunit: protein MLRRIAQKNLARVAGPSRARLLSTTAPRQADITLTIDGKEVSVPQGTALIQACEKAGAAVPRFCYHDRLAIAGNCRMCLVEVERSPKPVASCAMPAMPGSKVFTNTPLVHKAREGVMEFLLANHPLDCPICDQGGECDLQDQSMRYGSDRTRFHEITGKRAVENKDLGPIVKTSMNRCIQCTRCVRFANDVAGVEDLGTTGRGNDLQIGMYIEKTMDSEMSGNIIDLCPVGALTSKPYAFQARPWELKKTESVDVLDALGSNIRVDSRGVQVMRVQPKINDEINEEWISDKTRYAYDGLKYQRLTTPLVREGNRFVPASWETAMETIRHGYLNSGARGDQVKAVAGALADTEALVALKDLVNRLGSENTTLDSKLGDVPPAQSVDIRSNYLFNTSIENVEDADAILLIGTNPRHEAAILNSRFRKQYLHRGTEFAVIGEKFDSTFEYEHLGTSPKDVEAFLSKGGDKGFAKIWKEAKKPLLIVGSAVTETKDGAAVLKAVGRHVLDNGNKFLTPEWNGFSVLQRAASRAAAYDIGFTPSSSASSTQPKFVYLLNADDVDPSSIPEDAFVVYQGHHGDHGAQFADVCLPAAAYTEKSATWVNTEGRSQMGRTAVPPPGASREDWKIIRALSEVIGQPLPYDDTLQLRQRMFDISPTLVRYDAIERPSPEVIKTGLTYLSSAKSQAASSEPFKKPITDFYRTDPISRASVTMADCSKAFTKKDYPLGNVDEKAQASYA, encoded by the exons ATGCTCAGAAGAATCGCTCAAAAGAACTTGGCTAGAGTCGCTGGACCTTCAC GCGCTCGACTCCTCTCCACCACTGCTCCCCGACAGGCTGATATCACCCTTACTATCGATGGGAAGGAAGTGTCTGTACCTCAGGGTACTGCTTTGATCCAAGCTTGTGAGAAAGC TGGTGCTGCCGTTCCTCGATT CTGTTACCATGATCGATTAGCTATCGCTGGTAATTGTCGAATGTGTTTAGTAGAG GTTGAGAGATCACCAAAACCTGTAGCTTCCTGTGCCATGCCTGCCATGCCCGGTTCCAAAGTCTTCACCAACACCCCCCTAGTCCACAAAGCCCGAGAAGGAGTGATGGAATTCTTACTTGCCAACCATCCGCTTGATTGTCCAATCTgtgatcaaggtggtgaATGTGATTTACAGGATCAATCGATGCGATACGGCTCCGATCGAACGCGATTCCATGAAATTACCGGTAAACGTGCGGTAGAAAACAAAGATCTCGGACCAATCGTCAAGACCTCCATGAATCGATGTATCCAATGTACACGATGTGTTAGATTCGCCAATGATGTTGCTGGTGTAGAAGACTTGGGTACGACCGGTAGAGGAAATGACTTGCAGATCGGAATGTACATCGAGAAAACCATGGATTCGGAGATGTCAGGAAACATCATTGACTTATGTCCTGTTGGAGCTCTTACATCGAAACCCTATGCTTTCCAAGCTAGACCAtgggaattgaagaagacgGAATCGGTAGATGTCTTAGATGCTTTAGGAAGTAACATTAGGGTAGATTCTAGAGGTGTTCAAGTGATGAGAGTTCAGCCCAAGATCAACGATGAGATCAACGAAGAGTGGATTTCGGATAAGACAAGATACGCCTACGACGGATTGAAATACCAACGATTGACTACTCCATTAGTAAGAGAAGGTAACAGATTCGTACCTGCTTCCTGGGAGACTGCCATGGAGACCATCAGGCACGGTTACCTCAACTCTGGTGCTCGAGGGGATCAGGTGAAAGCCGTCGCCGGAGCCTTAGCAGACACTGAAGCTTTGGTAGCTCTCAAAGATCTCGTGAACAGATTGGGTTCAGAAAACACTACATTAGATTCGAAACTTGGTGATGTCCCTCCGGCCCAATCAGTCGATATCCGATCGAATTACTTGTTCAACACCTCGATTGAAAATGTTGAAGATGCCGATGCGATCTTGTTGATCGGTACCAACCCCAGACACGAAGCTGCCATCCTCAACTCTCGATTCAGGAAACAATACTTGCACCGAGGAACGGAATTCGCTGTGATCGGCGAGAAATTCGACTCGACTTTCGAATATGAACACCTCGGTACTTCACCTAAAGATGTTGAGGCTTTCTTAAGCAAGGGAGGAGATAAAGGATTTGCCAAGATCTGGAAGGAGGCGAAGAAACCTTTGTTGATTGTCGGTTCGGCTGTGACAGAGACCAAAGATGGTGCGGCTGTATTGAAGGCTGTCGGTAGACATGTGTTGGATAACGGTAATAAATTCTTGACACCTGAATGGAATGGTTTCTCCGTTCTTCAACGA GCCGCATCCAGAGCCGCAGCATACGATATCGGTttcaccccttcctcttccgcctCATCCACCCAACCCAAATTCGTCTACCTTCTGAACGCCGACGATGTCGACCCATCCTCCATCCCCGAAGATGCCTTTGTAGTCTACCAGGGACATCACGGTGATCACGGAGCTCAATTCGCCGATGTTTGTCTTCCTGCCGCTGCCTACACTGAGAAATCAGCTACGTGGGTTAATACCGAGGGAAGGAGTCAGATGGGTAGAACTGCCGTACCACCGCCTGGAGCTTCaagggaagattggaagatcaTCAGAGCGTTATCAGAAGTGATTGGTCAACCATTACCTTATGATGATACCCTTCAGCTCCGACAGAGGATGTTTGATATCTCACCTACATTAGTACGATACGATGCCATCGAGAGACCTTCACCCGAGGTGATCAAGACTGGTTTAACATATCTTTCATCTGCTAAATCACAGGCGGCTTCCAGTGAACCATTCAAGAAACCCATAACGGATTTCTACCGAACGGATCCTATCTCAAGGGCATCAGTGACTATGGCTGATTGCTCAAAGGCTTTCACAAAGAAAGATTACCCATTAGGTAATGTGGACGAGAAAGCTCAAGCTAGTTATGCTTAG